From the genome of Lentimonas sp. CC4, one region includes:
- a CDS encoding arylsulfatase, with protein sequence MNIKNLLAPCLSIVVTAIWAVEQPNVVIIYGDDVGYGDVGVYGSEMIPTPNIDQLAGEGLVFTDGHCAAATCTPSRYSMLTGIHGFRDNVSILPPNAPLSISTEILTLPKLFKQAGYATGVVGKWHLGIGQKGVKTDWNGAVKPGPMEIGFDSSFLLPSTNDRVPCVYLDGHYVVNLDPSDPLYVGKSPGEVNRPGSTQYPDAKKNKAAMTYYQSTHGHNHSVINGIGRIGYMAGGKAALWDDETMADVFVQQAKEYIAAHKDEPFFLYFASQDIHVPRAPHPRFQGKTELGYRGDAMVQFDWSTGEILKALETYGLTDNTIVIFSSDNGPVYDDGYDDGTTVKKSGKEVDGGHDGSGMYRGGKYQIYEGGTRVPFIVRWPAKIMPGTSDALVNQIDFIASFAALLNLEVPADEARDSRNSLAAFLGNDSEGLPFAIQEAGRTRALRVGQWKYIADRKVSRRKLYNLAEDPSEQNNLITAHPEKAATMDAQLKQLMASDGVRDSQR encoded by the coding sequence ATGAATATCAAAAACCTTTTAGCTCCTTGCCTCTCCATTGTCGTTACTGCGATCTGGGCCGTCGAACAACCGAATGTTGTCATCATTTATGGTGACGATGTCGGCTATGGTGATGTTGGCGTGTATGGCTCGGAAATGATTCCGACTCCGAATATCGATCAACTTGCTGGAGAAGGATTGGTTTTTACGGACGGACACTGCGCTGCGGCCACCTGCACGCCCTCGCGTTACTCGATGCTTACAGGCATTCATGGCTTTCGTGACAATGTTAGCATCCTGCCGCCAAATGCTCCACTGAGTATTTCCACGGAAATCCTAACCTTGCCGAAGCTCTTTAAGCAGGCGGGGTATGCGACAGGGGTCGTGGGTAAATGGCACCTTGGTATCGGGCAGAAGGGCGTGAAGACGGATTGGAACGGAGCAGTGAAACCTGGCCCGATGGAAATCGGTTTCGACTCTTCCTTTTTACTGCCTTCAACTAACGACCGTGTGCCGTGCGTGTATCTGGATGGGCATTACGTAGTCAATTTAGATCCGTCCGATCCGCTCTATGTCGGAAAGTCGCCAGGAGAAGTGAATCGTCCGGGGAGCACCCAGTATCCAGATGCGAAAAAGAACAAGGCTGCGATGACTTACTATCAAAGCACGCACGGTCACAACCACAGCGTCATTAACGGTATCGGGCGTATCGGCTACATGGCGGGCGGTAAGGCGGCGCTTTGGGACGATGAAACGATGGCCGATGTGTTTGTGCAGCAAGCTAAGGAGTATATCGCAGCCCATAAGGATGAGCCCTTCTTTCTCTATTTTGCATCGCAGGATATTCACGTGCCGCGCGCACCACATCCTCGTTTTCAGGGTAAGACTGAACTAGGCTATCGTGGTGATGCGATGGTGCAGTTTGATTGGTCGACTGGCGAAATTTTGAAGGCGCTGGAGACGTATGGTCTGACTGATAATACGATCGTGATTTTTTCTAGTGATAACGGACCAGTCTACGATGATGGCTATGATGACGGAACCACGGTGAAAAAATCGGGTAAAGAGGTGGATGGCGGACACGATGGTTCGGGGATGTATCGCGGCGGGAAATATCAGATTTATGAAGGTGGCACCCGCGTGCCGTTTATCGTGCGCTGGCCTGCGAAAATTATGCCGGGCACCTCTGATGCGTTAGTAAATCAGATTGATTTCATTGCATCGTTCGCTGCGCTGCTCAACTTGGAGGTTCCTGCCGACGAGGCGCGTGACAGTCGCAACAGTCTGGCCGCATTTCTCGGCAATGATTCTGAGGGCCTTCCGTTTGCTATTCAAGAAGCGGGTAGAACCCGTGCCTTACGGGTAGGGCAATGGAAATACATTGCGGACCGGAAAGTGTCTCGGAGGAAATTGTATAATCTGGCGGAGGATCCTTCGGAGCAGAATAATCTCATTACTGCGCATCCTGAAAAAGCGGCTACGATGGACGCTCAGTTGAAACAGCTGATGGCGTCAGATGGCGTAAGGGATAGTCAACGTTAA
- a CDS encoding PEP-CTERM sorting domain-containing protein (PEP-CTERM proteins occur, often in large numbers, in the proteomes of bacteria that also encode an exosortase, a predicted intramembrane cysteine proteinase. The presence of a PEP-CTERM domain at a protein's C-terminus predicts cleavage within the sorting domain, followed by covalent anchoring to some some component of the (usually Gram-negative) cell surface. Many PEP-CTERM proteins exhibit an unusual sequence composition that includes large numbers of potential glycosylation sites. Expression of one such protein has been shown restore the ability of a bacterium to form floc, a type of biofilm.), which translates to MKVSLKNQKLVGLLLSLAAFSSAQADIIGVQAESGTFSASDFLTVTQATIDGSNAPLNTQTLGGGSAIMATGGNSFAVDATRSADFSVTIAEAGDYVLWARYIIPDLQDFAGSTQDADANDSFQYTAFDAVSTDNANFNTLTATGTPDLANYIQLGGTQALTVGAHTFSVAPRENGFVFDGFVITNEAFNETAFNTALAVIPEPGAYALLGGLLALGSVAMRRRA; encoded by the coding sequence ATGAAAGTATCATTAAAGAATCAAAAGCTGGTAGGCTTGCTCCTCTCGCTTGCAGCGTTTTCGTCAGCTCAAGCTGACATTATCGGAGTCCAAGCGGAATCAGGAACGTTTAGCGCCTCGGATTTCCTTACGGTAACCCAAGCAACCATTGATGGCTCTAACGCACCGCTCAATACGCAAACTCTGGGTGGAGGCAGTGCGATCATGGCAACTGGTGGTAACTCGTTTGCAGTGGACGCTACACGAAGCGCCGATTTTAGCGTTACGATTGCTGAGGCGGGAGATTATGTTCTATGGGCAAGATATATCATACCTGATTTACAAGACTTCGCAGGTTCGACACAGGATGCTGATGCTAACGACAGCTTTCAGTATACAGCTTTTGATGCTGTATCGACAGATAATGCGAACTTTAACACACTTACTGCCACAGGGACTCCTGATCTCGCCAACTATATACAGCTTGGGGGAACTCAGGCTTTAACAGTTGGTGCTCACACCTTTTCTGTGGCTCCCCGCGAAAATGGTTTTGTATTTGATGGTTTCGTTATTACAAATGAAGCGTTTAACGAAACTGCCTTTAATACCGCGCTAGCGGTGATTCCTGAGCCCGGCGCCTACGCGCTGCTTGGTGGTCTGTTGGCTCTCGGATCCGTAGCGATGCGCCGTCGCGCCTGA
- a CDS encoding DUF1559 domain-containing protein produces MMTTLSLTSPRSSHLRRAAAFTLIELLVVIAIIAILAGILIPAVGKVRESANQAKCVSNLRQLAVAANMYATGHSGNYHGLNAETEANSQIPWFEQLRPYIDDENSKQSIELINCPSAEHYLEVDGKMKTTHAYGWNPTLIPDTRTKDDGTKPSPYRTIKVQRPSETILVADAGQRYPSGWGFGYFASSGVYNPATADTALPPSSFTSYGASLDNPSFSTRHNGRGNAAFVDGHVESFAFGEIKEKHVYVEN; encoded by the coding sequence ATGATGACTACTCTATCTCTTACTTCGCCTCGTTCCTCACATCTCCGCAGAGCCGCTGCGTTTACACTCATCGAATTACTGGTGGTGATTGCCATTATCGCCATTCTCGCAGGGATCCTGATACCCGCAGTCGGTAAGGTTCGTGAAAGTGCGAATCAGGCAAAGTGTGTGAGTAATTTGCGGCAGTTGGCCGTGGCTGCGAATATGTATGCAACGGGGCATTCTGGGAATTACCATGGACTGAATGCTGAAACTGAGGCCAATTCTCAAATACCATGGTTTGAGCAATTACGCCCCTATATTGATGATGAGAATTCTAAGCAATCCATTGAGCTGATCAATTGCCCCTCGGCTGAGCACTATTTAGAGGTAGATGGGAAAATGAAGACGACGCACGCTTATGGCTGGAACCCAACATTGATACCGGACACGCGAACTAAGGATGATGGGACCAAGCCCAGTCCCTATCGGACTATCAAGGTGCAGCGTCCGAGTGAAACGATTTTAGTGGCGGATGCTGGTCAACGCTATCCCAGCGGTTGGGGGTTTGGCTACTTTGCGAGTAGTGGAGTCTATAACCCCGCGACAGCTGATACTGCATTGCCTCCTTCAAGTTTTACGAGCTATGGGGCATCCCTGGATAATCCAAGTTTCAGCACTCGACATAATGGCCGCGGCAATGCGGCATTTGTGGATGGGCATGTGGAATCCTTTGCCTTTGGTGAAATCAAAGAAAAACACGTTTACGTCGAAAATTAG
- a CDS encoding LamG domain-containing protein yields MKLLIILCAITALSVVQARTYFDKSKDILIAQFDSKPDTDDIHAQAALGCMLAHPDFSGVNYYGVAGAYGVQLDTYVFIDSTDLFNMAFGAENTKWTDAQSDWAGSVTRIKDEAKAVLNNGGAVWVQEAGQSDITADWVAALIADGVPAATIKSKVTVVQHSNWNQWNTDATDLAYVQAMTMYVKLDDGNQDPVTTNVYWTPNFTSEETSYLTDVKASANESFKAMWVEAEQLIDASSYNNPSIKVGGVDFSDTVETWWIFYDEANVMDLDAFWARYVVPDGDGGVTPSGDTYYNESGGLVVMEVENTPSNLGQWELKTTALENDYTGDGYLEFVGPNTYSVPAPAELEYTFKINTAGTYWIHLRGARETIDDRTDVANDCYIRVEGDYEAGPNAEYVEWSNAPLDVLQADNKFFVYAPNELEFTWSYGAKLEAAGMKLRALYTFKAGETYKLVVSGRSQYFRLDRIVFGKTSVAIADAEDTTLAESEVVGAASVEDTTYVALEDFPVTDAGAVPYYEDTANSCLAIDASVEANRTLFARASRTFGGVSGVYDIRITTLTEEDGESTYRLLVNGSVVATYTNPYIGPGSALDRKTNLHTWENISLQNSDTIAIDSNTDTNGEIAEGTGTAWSRGRWSQIELMNPDADPDSGPTLLAEWKFDDVSGSTATDSVGNYDGTLSGATWVADGVKGSALDMGGVGNVTIPAAAFSEINQAITISFWAYGATNQPVNDVAFRAGGAVNIHLPYGNSIIYWDAGYNGTTADRISKKASENEYKDQWNHWVFTKDAATGIMAIYLNGALWQSGTGKVEPMAGVTSASIGGVNNLYYHGMMDEVRLYDGALTSSAVQQLFESYETTGFTAWAASHGLDGDDTQSDSDSDGIINLMEYALGGDPTNHDAGGISPKHYSVEEDGATYFYFVHNERMDDPSLVYQVVSSSKLVPGTLWETNNIEVVEPSPVVNGIKTVTSRVEMASESMFLKLKVSQ; encoded by the coding sequence ATGAAGTTATTAATAATTCTTTGTGCGATCACTGCACTGTCGGTGGTTCAGGCCAGAACGTATTTTGACAAGAGCAAAGATATATTAATTGCTCAATTTGACTCAAAGCCGGATACCGATGATATTCACGCGCAGGCGGCACTGGGCTGCATGTTGGCTCATCCTGATTTTTCCGGGGTAAATTATTATGGGGTTGCGGGGGCCTACGGAGTTCAGCTCGACACGTATGTGTTTATTGATTCCACCGATTTATTTAATATGGCTTTTGGGGCGGAGAATACGAAGTGGACTGATGCTCAATCAGATTGGGCTGGATCTGTTACTCGGATTAAAGATGAGGCAAAGGCTGTGCTAAATAACGGTGGAGCTGTGTGGGTTCAGGAAGCGGGACAATCCGATATCACCGCAGATTGGGTGGCGGCGCTGATCGCAGATGGAGTGCCTGCAGCGACAATTAAGAGCAAGGTGACGGTCGTTCAGCACAGCAATTGGAATCAATGGAACACGGATGCAACAGACCTAGCCTATGTGCAGGCGATGACGATGTATGTAAAGTTAGATGATGGAAATCAAGATCCGGTCACGACGAACGTTTATTGGACGCCAAACTTTACCTCGGAAGAGACGTCCTATTTGACCGATGTGAAGGCATCTGCGAATGAATCCTTTAAAGCCATGTGGGTCGAAGCCGAGCAATTGATTGATGCCTCCTCTTATAATAATCCTTCGATCAAGGTCGGAGGCGTTGATTTCTCCGATACGGTTGAAACTTGGTGGATATTTTACGATGAAGCCAATGTGATGGATCTCGATGCGTTCTGGGCACGCTATGTGGTTCCAGATGGCGATGGTGGAGTCACCCCAAGCGGTGATACATATTACAATGAAAGTGGCGGATTGGTGGTCATGGAGGTCGAGAATACGCCGTCTAATTTGGGCCAGTGGGAATTAAAAACGACGGCACTCGAAAATGACTATACGGGAGATGGTTACCTCGAATTTGTCGGGCCTAATACGTATAGTGTGCCAGCACCTGCGGAGCTGGAATACACCTTTAAAATAAACACGGCGGGGACATATTGGATCCATCTTCGTGGCGCGCGTGAAACGATTGATGATCGCACCGATGTCGCGAATGACTGCTATATTCGTGTCGAGGGAGATTATGAGGCGGGGCCCAACGCGGAATATGTGGAGTGGAGCAACGCGCCGCTGGATGTGTTGCAGGCGGATAATAAATTTTTTGTATACGCACCCAATGAGCTCGAGTTCACGTGGTCTTATGGAGCTAAACTCGAAGCAGCAGGTATGAAGCTTCGAGCCCTTTATACTTTTAAAGCGGGTGAAACCTATAAACTGGTCGTATCTGGTCGCTCACAGTATTTCCGGTTGGACCGCATTGTTTTCGGAAAAACATCTGTCGCAATAGCCGATGCGGAGGATACGACGCTGGCAGAATCAGAAGTTGTGGGGGCTGCGTCGGTTGAAGACACTACATATGTGGCCTTGGAAGATTTTCCGGTGACCGATGCGGGAGCTGTTCCTTATTATGAGGATACGGCCAATAGCTGTTTGGCTATTGATGCTTCCGTAGAGGCCAATCGCACCTTGTTTGCACGAGCAAGCCGCACATTCGGTGGCGTTAGCGGGGTTTACGATATTCGTATTACCACGCTGACCGAAGAGGACGGGGAATCGACTTATCGATTGCTGGTGAATGGTTCTGTGGTCGCGACCTACACAAATCCATATATAGGTCCTGGCTCGGCTCTGGATCGTAAAACCAACCTGCATACGTGGGAAAATATTTCGCTGCAGAATAGTGATACTATTGCGATTGACTCCAATACCGACACGAATGGGGAAATTGCTGAAGGCACGGGGACAGCGTGGTCGCGCGGTCGTTGGTCACAGATTGAACTGATGAACCCCGATGCGGATCCTGATAGTGGACCTACGCTTCTGGCGGAGTGGAAATTTGATGATGTAAGCGGTAGCACGGCTACCGATAGTGTTGGAAATTATGATGGAACCCTTTCCGGTGCAACTTGGGTTGCGGATGGTGTGAAAGGGAGTGCCTTGGATATGGGAGGCGTGGGTAATGTAACCATTCCTGCTGCTGCATTTTCAGAGATTAATCAGGCAATAACGATATCATTCTGGGCGTATGGAGCGACGAATCAGCCTGTTAATGATGTCGCGTTTCGTGCCGGAGGTGCGGTCAATATTCATTTGCCATATGGCAACTCAATTATCTATTGGGATGCTGGCTATAATGGCACCACCGCTGATCGAATTTCTAAAAAAGCGTCTGAAAATGAATATAAAGATCAATGGAATCACTGGGTCTTTACGAAGGATGCCGCCACCGGAATCATGGCAATCTACCTGAATGGAGCGCTCTGGCAAAGTGGAACGGGAAAAGTGGAGCCGATGGCAGGCGTCACATCCGCATCGATCGGTGGGGTGAATAACCTTTATTATCACGGGATGATGGATGAGGTCCGTCTGTATGATGGCGCATTGACCAGCAGTGCCGTTCAGCAATTATTCGAATCCTATGAGACGACAGGCTTCACTGCTTGGGCGGCAAGTCATGGCTTGGACGGAGATGATACCCAATCGGATTCTGATTCTGATGGGATCATTAATCTGATGGAATATGCGTTAGGTGGGGATCCTACGAATCATGATGCAGGGGGTATTTCACCAAAGCATTATTCCGTAGAAGAAGACGGGGCCACTTATTTCTATTTTGTTCATAATGAACGTATGGATGACCCGTCGCTTGTTTACCAGGTGGTCTCATCTAGCAAATTGGTTCCTGGAACTCTTTGGGAGACGAATAATATAGAAGTCGTGGAACCCTCTCCGGTAGTGAATGGCATCAAGACCGTGACAAGCCGCGTTGAGATGGCCTCAGAAAGCATGTTCCTCAAATTAAAAGTGAGTCAATAA
- a CDS encoding sulfatase, translating into MKLSILPLALCSLVLLSSLAAAASHPRPTQPNVVLLLTDDLGWQDVKCYDIDEPSPMETPNIDALAQKGVMFWQGYSPAPTCAPSRCAIMSGNHPARAQKTHVVGGGPPTAYNKTAHRMMAPWYSGRMPEGEMTLARALQQNGYVTGHCGKWHMAIDHSSYPQPKDQGFDYTRHNLGTTRRMPNRLEGFATREAGDPYQLDENGYPYHQNSEDAINFVKEYKDQAFFLYYATWLVHTPIHTRSQELLDKYCKKLGVELPENPKEWKGEGQTNPFYCAMVEELDYYVGRLLNYLNTTEDPRWPGHMLIENTYLIFTSDNGGMEQHPGEIITDNYPLDRGKISAMEGGTRVPFIITGPGIEADVQSDVMVNGLDFYPTILALTGSNKPADKHLDGCDLSPLLLKNPTDASLVREADGRVRDTMMWHFPNSIALESTLRIGDYKLIRNYDHVGNPNSPELELFRLYETRDGKQQRGDIEEAHNLAETMPEKAQDMNQRLTVILEEMKASYPYYNPHFKHALPNKEAVCIVLTAEQKGDYVGFTYQENGAKVVRANLIYTLNGGAPDEEWFRTPATLLPGNKVSAQIPVGSTHVFINLIDENNFLVSYPEVVDKLTKNKTRGNYSETAIPVR; encoded by the coding sequence ATGAAACTAAGTATTTTACCTCTCGCGCTTTGCAGCCTTGTGCTGCTTTCGAGTCTTGCAGCGGCCGCTAGCCATCCCCGACCCACGCAGCCCAATGTGGTGTTGTTGCTGACCGATGATTTAGGTTGGCAAGATGTGAAGTGCTACGACATCGATGAGCCCTCGCCGATGGAGACGCCGAATATCGATGCCTTGGCGCAAAAAGGGGTGATGTTTTGGCAAGGGTATTCACCCGCGCCGACCTGTGCGCCGTCACGCTGTGCGATCATGAGCGGGAATCATCCGGCTCGTGCACAAAAGACGCATGTCGTTGGTGGAGGTCCGCCGACGGCCTACAATAAAACCGCCCATCGAATGATGGCGCCGTGGTATAGTGGACGTATGCCAGAGGGCGAGATGACACTCGCTAGAGCCTTGCAACAAAACGGCTATGTCACTGGGCATTGCGGCAAGTGGCACATGGCCATCGACCACAGCTCATATCCCCAGCCTAAAGATCAGGGCTTCGATTATACCCGCCACAATTTAGGCACGACGAGGCGTATGCCGAATCGTTTAGAAGGCTTCGCGACTCGTGAAGCAGGCGACCCCTATCAGCTGGATGAGAACGGATATCCCTATCACCAGAATAGCGAGGACGCCATCAACTTCGTTAAAGAATACAAGGATCAAGCGTTCTTCCTTTATTATGCGACTTGGTTGGTGCACACACCTATTCACACGCGTAGCCAAGAGCTACTCGATAAATATTGTAAAAAGCTCGGTGTCGAATTGCCGGAGAACCCGAAGGAGTGGAAGGGCGAGGGACAGACGAATCCATTTTATTGTGCGATGGTCGAAGAGCTCGATTACTATGTCGGTCGTTTGCTGAACTATTTGAATACAACTGAAGATCCGCGTTGGCCGGGACACATGTTGATCGAGAACACTTATCTCATTTTCACGTCCGATAATGGTGGTATGGAGCAACATCCCGGTGAGATCATTACGGATAACTATCCGCTCGATCGAGGCAAGATCTCTGCGATGGAAGGGGGCACACGTGTGCCATTCATTATCACTGGCCCTGGTATTGAAGCAGACGTTCAGTCGGATGTCATGGTGAACGGTCTCGACTTTTATCCGACGATTCTCGCGCTCACTGGTTCGAATAAACCTGCGGATAAGCATCTGGATGGGTGTGACCTCAGCCCCTTGTTGCTGAAGAATCCAACAGATGCATCACTGGTGCGCGAAGCAGATGGCCGGGTGCGTGATACCATGATGTGGCACTTCCCGAATAGTATCGCGTTGGAAAGCACCCTTCGCATTGGTGACTACAAGCTAATCCGTAACTATGATCATGTGGGCAATCCGAATTCGCCCGAGCTTGAGTTGTTCCGTCTCTATGAGACACGAGACGGCAAGCAGCAGCGCGGGGACATTGAAGAAGCTCACAACTTAGCCGAGACGATGCCCGAAAAAGCACAGGATATGAATCAACGATTGACGGTGATTCTCGAAGAGATGAAGGCGAGCTATCCGTATTACAATCCGCACTTCAAACATGCACTGCCTAACAAAGAAGCGGTGTGCATTGTGTTAACTGCTGAGCAGAAGGGTGATTATGTCGGGTTCACTTATCAGGAGAATGGTGCCAAAGTCGTGCGTGCGAATTTAATTTATACTCTGAACGGTGGAGCGCCTGATGAGGAATGGTTTCGCACGCCGGCGACCTTGTTGCCCGGAAACAAGGTGTCTGCTCAAATTCCAGTGGGATCCACACATGTCTTTATCAATCTCATCGATGAGAATAACTTCCTCGTGAGCTATCCAGAAGTGGTCGACAAGTTGACCAAGAATAAAACGCGCGGGAACTATTCCGAAACCGCAATACCAGTGCGTTAA
- a CDS encoding LacI family DNA-binding transcriptional regulator: MPQKQITQKDIAEALGLSKQAVSLALRGSLKVSEATREKVNAKAKALGYQPDPSLSALVKLRTGSGKFPTRWNQVALVHNWPTEAGLQESWFYREWLKYLQDAASARGIAVKEYWLGAGGEHTASVLRKLRACGITGLFIAPPPQIENPEKIEIPTKQFQVVTFGPEHMYSELHTIQFDYYENLRLAWATLSQRGHQRIGLVSATYQSLRTGHAWRAAYHIEKLQSGCEPGQRMPLELENETGQSSCNAYLKWVQANDCDAVISSVYDVEAWNRKLKLPPEVAIFNVRKPEQQGIDINMEQMAETAIELLLFEMQRSQLAHTKHPYRIHIPGKWIDKPRCGSSHGL, from the coding sequence ATGCCCCAGAAACAGATCACTCAAAAAGACATTGCTGAGGCACTCGGCCTGAGCAAGCAGGCGGTATCCCTCGCCCTGCGCGGAAGCCTTAAAGTATCCGAAGCCACACGAGAGAAGGTCAACGCGAAGGCAAAAGCCTTGGGCTATCAGCCTGACCCCAGCTTATCGGCACTGGTCAAACTTCGAACCGGTTCAGGTAAATTTCCCACGCGATGGAATCAAGTCGCCCTCGTCCACAACTGGCCGACTGAGGCGGGCTTACAAGAGTCTTGGTTTTATCGGGAATGGTTAAAATATTTGCAGGATGCAGCGTCAGCTCGTGGCATCGCAGTCAAAGAATACTGGCTTGGCGCTGGCGGTGAACATACCGCGAGTGTTTTACGCAAGCTCCGAGCATGTGGCATCACCGGACTCTTCATCGCTCCCCCTCCACAGATTGAGAACCCCGAAAAAATCGAAATTCCCACCAAACAGTTTCAAGTCGTCACCTTCGGCCCCGAGCACATGTATTCGGAGCTACACACGATCCAATTCGACTACTACGAAAACTTGAGGCTGGCTTGGGCCACACTGAGCCAGCGTGGTCATCAGCGTATCGGACTGGTATCCGCCACCTACCAAAGCCTACGCACGGGTCACGCTTGGCGCGCGGCTTACCATATCGAAAAACTACAATCTGGCTGTGAACCAGGCCAACGCATGCCTCTGGAATTGGAAAACGAAACCGGTCAAAGCAGTTGCAACGCCTACCTTAAGTGGGTTCAAGCAAACGATTGTGATGCCGTCATCAGTAGTGTCTATGACGTCGAAGCATGGAACCGTAAGCTGAAGTTGCCTCCAGAAGTCGCCATCTTCAACGTCCGCAAACCCGAACAACAAGGCATCGACATTAATATGGAGCAGATGGCCGAAACCGCCATCGAGCTACTCCTCTTTGAAATGCAACGCTCTCAGCTCGCCCACACGAAACACCCCTACCGGATACACATTCCCGGAAAATGGATTGATAAACCTAGATGCGGCAGTTCGCATGGGCTCTGA
- a CDS encoding response regulator transcription factor, whose product MKQPIQIMLVEDHPEYRESLTLALNRETDMQVADQFGTAEQALRHLQSLPRAEQPDLVLLDLNLPGMSGLKALPWLQQYAPDVKTIILSQSNQEADVLAAISAGAAGYLLKGAKPQVISTAVRDVMAGDAPLDPSVAKFILNMMKTALPKEPVKISLSDREIKTLVLLSEGLLKKEIANRLGVTPHTVATFIKRIYEKLNVANAPAAVNRAYKTGILPLE is encoded by the coding sequence ATGAAACAGCCGATACAAATCATGCTAGTGGAAGACCACCCAGAATACCGCGAGTCCCTTACGCTCGCTCTGAACCGAGAGACAGATATGCAAGTCGCAGATCAGTTCGGCACCGCAGAACAAGCCCTGCGCCACCTCCAATCACTCCCAAGAGCAGAACAGCCCGACCTCGTGCTGCTGGATTTGAATCTCCCCGGCATGAGCGGTCTAAAAGCCCTACCTTGGCTTCAACAATACGCGCCTGACGTAAAGACAATAATCCTCTCCCAATCCAATCAGGAAGCCGATGTGCTCGCCGCGATCTCTGCTGGAGCGGCAGGCTACTTGCTCAAAGGAGCTAAGCCACAGGTAATCTCAACAGCTGTTCGCGACGTCATGGCTGGCGACGCACCGCTCGACCCAAGCGTCGCGAAGTTCATACTAAATATGATGAAAACAGCGCTGCCAAAAGAACCTGTTAAAATTTCGCTCTCTGATCGAGAGATCAAAACGCTTGTCCTACTAAGCGAAGGTCTCCTCAAAAAAGAAATCGCGAACCGACTCGGAGTGACCCCTCACACCGTTGCCACCTTCATTAAACGTATCTACGAAAAGCTCAACGTAGCCAATGCCCCAGCAGCGGTTAACCGCGCTTACAAAACTGGCATCCTGCCACTGGAGTAA